In Prunus dulcis chromosome 2, ALMONDv2, whole genome shotgun sequence, a single genomic region encodes these proteins:
- the LOC117617760 gene encoding nuclear pore complex protein NUP1 isoform X1, with the protein MAAAAREEKQKQAYEGMGAGGKFRKTPFRRTSHSTPYDRPPTSLRNPSTANDGWLSKLVDPAQRLISYSAHRLFSSVFRRRLPPPQSPSTGVNHEVRIKGKEDVTMYPPGVQKGTVDQSAGPSTTADGGEFTELKQILEQKTFTRSEIDRLTALLHSRTVDIPIENQEKRSEVVPSKPVVSHDKKEEFLKTPVQDKNGIESRLVSNPVVNTSVLHEDVASPAELAKAYMGSRPSKVSPSMLGLRGQAHHEDSPILSSLPIQSKSPMMSLVPWTSGNGGAQENGFVTPRSRGRSAIYNMARTPYSRVRTTTTFKGAGSTVDAYGGASSSQSVLEQSQPSGSKQGVLKRRFSVLDNDVGSVGPIRRIRQKPNLLSSRGLSSPVYSTTSSIRGTRISSEAAQNPPSSIWKPLSLGEPKHNALSENEDNAVPSTSFSFVPSKSSKMASKILEQLDKLVSPKEKSSETNLHTVRDKSPTKLSPSMLRGQALKSLEDVDSSKFMDNVHNNKSNSKLNVSFDRLIPDARDFTSENEDKVKENGPSRIRAPCDSSTILMNGEDSTTEKKDIVPNVKTAVSTASNAVHPPQKKRAFRMSAHEDYLELDDDDNSMVETFSTEKSSIGTATATLEKPPAFSDGSVPAENGTNTIGSSASSFSKMVSTQPSSNTIGSSESSFSKMVSTQPSFTYDKVAPPEESNAGPSMFNFGGKVTSMKDSDAASPVFNYVSKSVDEVEQPQFAFASSPAVGESVDVKSGAFSVPKPESSSSVSAVVAAATNSVLKPLESDKADNKNNAGVSFRIPETAVFSVSSAPSTTGIFSNGTPSNNSSLNNGSTPPFSPSVPSAFLTSPNSSGSMTLTANTNSGNNIASATAVTTDSCNVSSAAPAPSFSPVPNFKVESSTASTAVTTNSSNVPRSNPAPSMPAAPILFESCTASIAVTPVPVNSSLDSFEGKNKEDKGFGNLSSTSFAATSAAIPSTGSGMFGLVSGGAATTSAANQSQGTRFGAGSGSVPISQRTGIASSAASPSFELSGSTGQFGSTSAPNLFSSGASTGLGSSASSLEANSSSSTAPGIFGSSWESPKSPAFASTTSLSAGVSYGASLATSAPTLFGGSSTAATPSNAPFVLGGSSTAAATTNRAPISFGASAVSSTNANGASMMFGSSNGASSTSMSPFTSSAASTAPSQPAFGNPNPAFPFGSSGNNDQMNFVDSMAEDTNQASTPTVPVFGVFGLHPGSNPQSGSVFGSTPAVPSANPFQFSSQQNPANPQNPSPFPASGSLGASQGGSFSLGTGGDKSNRRMVKVKHNKLRKK; encoded by the exons atggcGGCGGCCGCGCGGGAAGAGAAGCAGAAGCAGGCGTATGAAGGAATGGGAGCGGGAGGCAAGTTTCGGAAGACGCCGTTTCGAAGGACCTCCCATTCGACGCCATACGATCGGCCGCCCACGTCACTGCGAAACCCTAGCACCGCCAACGATGGCTGGCTCTCGAAGCTCGTCGATCCGGCTCAGCGGCTCATCTCCTACAGCGCCCACCGCCTCTTTTCCTCCGTCTTTCGCAGACGCCTTCCACCGCCTCAGTCGCCTTCGACAG GGGTAAATCATGAAGTAAGGATCAAGGGCAAAGAAGATGTTACCATG TATCCTCCAGGAGTGCAAAAAGGCACAGTTGATCAAAGTGCTGGTCCAAGTACTACTGCTGATGGAGGCGAGTTCACTGAGCTCAAACAAATTTTAGAGCAAAAAACTTTTACCAG ATCTGAAATTGATCGATTGACAGCGTTATTGCATTCAAGAACTGTTGATATACCAATTGAGAATCAAGAGAAAAGGTCGGAAGTGGTGCCTTCAAAGCCAGTGGTTTCTCATGACAAAAAGGAGGAATTTCTTAAAACTCCAGTGCAAGACAAAAATGGGATTGAGAGCCGTCTTGTTTCAAACCCTGTTGTCAATACAAGT GTCCTTCATGAAGATGTTGCTTCACCTGCAGAGCTCGCAAAAGCATACATGGGCAGTAGGCCTTCAAAAGTATCCCCATCAATGTTAGGTTTACGAGGTCAAGCACACCATGAAGATTCACCTATTTTGAGCAGTCTACCAATTCAGTCAAAATCGCCAATGATGTCACTTGTGCCATGGACTTCTGGCAATGGGGGGGCTCAAGAAAATGGTTTTGTGACCCCTAGATCGCGAGGCAGATCTGCTATATACAATATGGCTCGAACACCATACTCTCGAGTTCGCACAACTACAACATTCAAG GGTGCTGGGTCCACAGTTGATGCTTATGGTGGGGCGTCGTCTTCTCAGTCTGTATTGGAGCAAAGCCAACCATCTGGATCTAAACAAGGG gtCTTAAAACGCAGATTTTCAGTCTTAGACAATGACGTAGGATCTGTTGGTCCTATTCGTAGAATTCGTCAAAAACCTAATCTTCTGTCTTCAAGAGGCTTGAGCTCACCAGTATACAGCACTACTTCTTCTATTCGCGGGACTAGAATAAGTTCTGAGGCTGCTCAAAATCCACCATCTTCAATATGGAAGCCACTATCATTGGGTGAACCTAAGCATAACGCATTGTCAGAAAATGAGGACAATGCTGTTCCTAGTACAAGTTTCTCTTTTGTTCCCTCAAAATCCAGCAAGATGGCTTCCAAAATTCTGGAGCAGCTTGATAAGTTGGTCTCCCCTAAAGAGAAATCATCTGAGACCAATCTACATACTGTGAGAGATAAATCGCCAACTAAGCTTTCACCATCCATGTTACGTGGTCAGGCTCTGAAAAGCCTGGAGGATGTGGATTCGTCAAAATTTATGGATAATGTCCATAATAATAAGAGTAATTCTAAGTTGAATGTATCATTTGATCGATTGATACCAGATGCTCGAGACTTCACCTCTGAAAATGAGGACAAGGTTAAAGAAAATGGCCCATCGAGAATTAGAGCTCCTTGTGACAGTTCAACTATACTAATGAATGGTGAAGATTCTACAACAGAAAAGAAGGATATTGTGCCAAATGTTAAAACTGCAGTTTCTACTGCATCAAACGCTGTTCATCCTCCACAAAAGAAACGGGCATTCCGGATGAGTGCACATGAG GATTATCTTGAGCTGGATGATGATGACAATTCTATGGTGGAGACTTTCTCGACTGAGAAGAGCAGTATTGGTACTGCAACTGCTACACTGGAGAAGCCTCCAGCTTTCTCTGATGGGTCTGTGCCTGCTGAGAATGGCACCAACACTATCGGCTCTAGTGCATCGTCATTCAGCAAGATGGTATCTACCCAGCCATCCTCCAACACTATCGGCTCTAGTGAATCGTCATTCAGCAAGATGGTATCTACCCAGCCATCCTTTACATATGATAAAGTTGCTCCACCAGAAGAATCAAATGCTGGTCCTTCAATGTTTAACTTTGGGGGTAAAGTTACTTCAATGAAGGATTCAGATGCAGCTTCTCCTGTGTTTAACTATGTCTCTAAGAGTGTTGACGAAGTTGAACAGCCACAGTTTGCTTTCGCTTCGTCACCTGCAGTTGGTGAATCTGTTGACGTAAAATCTGGTGCCTTTTCAGTCCCCAAACCTGAAAGCTCAAGCAG TGTATCTGCCGTTGTAGCTGCTGCAACAAATTCTGTACTCAAACCACTTGAATCAGATAAAGCTGATAATAAGAATAATGCTGGAGTCTCTTTTAGGATACCTGAAACTGCTGTGTTCTCTGTATCATCAGCACCATCAACCACAGGCATATTCTCCAATGGCACCCCTTCCAATAATTCAAGCCTAAATAATGGGTCAACCCCTCCATTTTCTCCCTCTGTTCCTTCAGCTTTTTTGACAAGTCCAAATTCATCGGGTAGCATGACCCTCACTGCCAACACAAACAGTGGTAACAACATCGCTAGCGCAACTGCGGTCACCACCGACAGTTGCAATGTTTCTAGCGCAGCTCCAGCACCTTCATTTTCACCTGTGCCTAATTTCAAAGTTGAATCCTCCACAGCTTCAACTGCAGTAACCACCAACAGTAGCAATGTTCCTAGATCAAATCCAGCACCTTCAATGCCAGCTGCgcctattttatttgaatcctgCACTGCTTCAATTGCAGTTACACCAGTCCCAGTAAATTCTTCCTTAGACTCTTTTGAAGGAAAGAACAAGGAAGACAAGGGCTTTGGTAATCTAAGCAGCACCTCTTTTGCTGCCACATCTGCTGCCATTCCAAGCACAGGGAGTGGTATGTTTGGATTGGTTAGTGGTGGTGCTGCTACGACTTCTGCTGCTAACCAGTCCCAGGGTACTCGTTTTGGTGCTGGCAGTGGATCTGTTCCTATTTCCCAGCGGACTGGAATTGCATCATCAGCTGCTTCACCATCATTCGAGTTGTCCGGAAGTACTGGACAGTTTGGCTCAACCTCTGCTCCTAATCTGTTTAGTTCAGGAGCAAGTACTGGACTTGGTTCTTCTGCTTCCTCATTGGAAGCCAACTCCAGTAGCAGTACTGCTCCTGGCATATTTGGTTCCAGTTGGGAATCCCCTAAGTCTCCTGCATTTGCTTCCACAACATCTTTGTCAGCTGGGGTTTCGTATGGAGCATCCTTGGCTACTTCTGCACCTACTCTATTTGGAGGGTCCTCGACTGCTGCTACTCCTAGTAACGCGCCTTTTGTCCTTGGAGGATCCTCAACTGCTGCTGCTACTACAAACAGGGCACCTATATCGTTTGGAGCTTCTGCAGTTTCTTCTACAAATGCCAATGGGGCATCTATGATGTTTGGATCATCCAATGGCGCATCCTCAACTTCGATGTCCCCATTCACTTCATCTGCAGCTAGTACTGCCCCATCACAGCCTGCATTTGGGAACCCAAATCCTGCTTTTCCATTTGGTTCCTCGGGTAATAATGATCAAATGAACTTTGTAGACAGCATGGCTGAAGACACTAATCAGGCATCTACGCCTACAGTCCCAGTATTTGGGGTGTTTGGTCTACATCCAGGTTCAAACCCACAGTCTGGCTCTGTATTTGGATCTACACCTGCAGTCCCATCAGCGAATCCCTTCCAATTTTCAAGCCAACAGAATCCAGCCAACCCACAGAACCCTTCACCATTTCCGGCTTCGGGCAGTTTGGGTGCAAGTCAAGGGGGGAGCTTCTCATTGGGCACTGGTGGTGACAAGTCTAACCGAAGAATGGTGAAGGTTAAACACAACAAGCTGCGGAAGAAGTGA
- the LOC117617760 gene encoding nuclear pore complex protein NUP1 isoform X2: MPVVQYPPGVQKGTVDQSAGPSTTADGGEFTELKQILEQKTFTRSEIDRLTALLHSRTVDIPIENQEKRSEVVPSKPVVSHDKKEEFLKTPVQDKNGIESRLVSNPVVNTSVLHEDVASPAELAKAYMGSRPSKVSPSMLGLRGQAHHEDSPILSSLPIQSKSPMMSLVPWTSGNGGAQENGFVTPRSRGRSAIYNMARTPYSRVRTTTTFKGAGSTVDAYGGASSSQSVLEQSQPSGSKQGVLKRRFSVLDNDVGSVGPIRRIRQKPNLLSSRGLSSPVYSTTSSIRGTRISSEAAQNPPSSIWKPLSLGEPKHNALSENEDNAVPSTSFSFVPSKSSKMASKILEQLDKLVSPKEKSSETNLHTVRDKSPTKLSPSMLRGQALKSLEDVDSSKFMDNVHNNKSNSKLNVSFDRLIPDARDFTSENEDKVKENGPSRIRAPCDSSTILMNGEDSTTEKKDIVPNVKTAVSTASNAVHPPQKKRAFRMSAHEDYLELDDDDNSMVETFSTEKSSIGTATATLEKPPAFSDGSVPAENGTNTIGSSASSFSKMVSTQPSSNTIGSSESSFSKMVSTQPSFTYDKVAPPEESNAGPSMFNFGGKVTSMKDSDAASPVFNYVSKSVDEVEQPQFAFASSPAVGESVDVKSGAFSVPKPESSSSVSAVVAAATNSVLKPLESDKADNKNNAGVSFRIPETAVFSVSSAPSTTGIFSNGTPSNNSSLNNGSTPPFSPSVPSAFLTSPNSSGSMTLTANTNSGNNIASATAVTTDSCNVSSAAPAPSFSPVPNFKVESSTASTAVTTNSSNVPRSNPAPSMPAAPILFESCTASIAVTPVPVNSSLDSFEGKNKEDKGFGNLSSTSFAATSAAIPSTGSGMFGLVSGGAATTSAANQSQGTRFGAGSGSVPISQRTGIASSAASPSFELSGSTGQFGSTSAPNLFSSGASTGLGSSASSLEANSSSSTAPGIFGSSWESPKSPAFASTTSLSAGVSYGASLATSAPTLFGGSSTAATPSNAPFVLGGSSTAAATTNRAPISFGASAVSSTNANGASMMFGSSNGASSTSMSPFTSSAASTAPSQPAFGNPNPAFPFGSSGNNDQMNFVDSMAEDTNQASTPTVPVFGVFGLHPGSNPQSGSVFGSTPAVPSANPFQFSSQQNPANPQNPSPFPASGSLGASQGGSFSLGTGGDKSNRRMVKVKHNKLRKK, translated from the exons ATGCCTGTTGTACAGTATCCTCCAGGAGTGCAAAAAGGCACAGTTGATCAAAGTGCTGGTCCAAGTACTACTGCTGATGGAGGCGAGTTCACTGAGCTCAAACAAATTTTAGAGCAAAAAACTTTTACCAG ATCTGAAATTGATCGATTGACAGCGTTATTGCATTCAAGAACTGTTGATATACCAATTGAGAATCAAGAGAAAAGGTCGGAAGTGGTGCCTTCAAAGCCAGTGGTTTCTCATGACAAAAAGGAGGAATTTCTTAAAACTCCAGTGCAAGACAAAAATGGGATTGAGAGCCGTCTTGTTTCAAACCCTGTTGTCAATACAAGT GTCCTTCATGAAGATGTTGCTTCACCTGCAGAGCTCGCAAAAGCATACATGGGCAGTAGGCCTTCAAAAGTATCCCCATCAATGTTAGGTTTACGAGGTCAAGCACACCATGAAGATTCACCTATTTTGAGCAGTCTACCAATTCAGTCAAAATCGCCAATGATGTCACTTGTGCCATGGACTTCTGGCAATGGGGGGGCTCAAGAAAATGGTTTTGTGACCCCTAGATCGCGAGGCAGATCTGCTATATACAATATGGCTCGAACACCATACTCTCGAGTTCGCACAACTACAACATTCAAG GGTGCTGGGTCCACAGTTGATGCTTATGGTGGGGCGTCGTCTTCTCAGTCTGTATTGGAGCAAAGCCAACCATCTGGATCTAAACAAGGG gtCTTAAAACGCAGATTTTCAGTCTTAGACAATGACGTAGGATCTGTTGGTCCTATTCGTAGAATTCGTCAAAAACCTAATCTTCTGTCTTCAAGAGGCTTGAGCTCACCAGTATACAGCACTACTTCTTCTATTCGCGGGACTAGAATAAGTTCTGAGGCTGCTCAAAATCCACCATCTTCAATATGGAAGCCACTATCATTGGGTGAACCTAAGCATAACGCATTGTCAGAAAATGAGGACAATGCTGTTCCTAGTACAAGTTTCTCTTTTGTTCCCTCAAAATCCAGCAAGATGGCTTCCAAAATTCTGGAGCAGCTTGATAAGTTGGTCTCCCCTAAAGAGAAATCATCTGAGACCAATCTACATACTGTGAGAGATAAATCGCCAACTAAGCTTTCACCATCCATGTTACGTGGTCAGGCTCTGAAAAGCCTGGAGGATGTGGATTCGTCAAAATTTATGGATAATGTCCATAATAATAAGAGTAATTCTAAGTTGAATGTATCATTTGATCGATTGATACCAGATGCTCGAGACTTCACCTCTGAAAATGAGGACAAGGTTAAAGAAAATGGCCCATCGAGAATTAGAGCTCCTTGTGACAGTTCAACTATACTAATGAATGGTGAAGATTCTACAACAGAAAAGAAGGATATTGTGCCAAATGTTAAAACTGCAGTTTCTACTGCATCAAACGCTGTTCATCCTCCACAAAAGAAACGGGCATTCCGGATGAGTGCACATGAG GATTATCTTGAGCTGGATGATGATGACAATTCTATGGTGGAGACTTTCTCGACTGAGAAGAGCAGTATTGGTACTGCAACTGCTACACTGGAGAAGCCTCCAGCTTTCTCTGATGGGTCTGTGCCTGCTGAGAATGGCACCAACACTATCGGCTCTAGTGCATCGTCATTCAGCAAGATGGTATCTACCCAGCCATCCTCCAACACTATCGGCTCTAGTGAATCGTCATTCAGCAAGATGGTATCTACCCAGCCATCCTTTACATATGATAAAGTTGCTCCACCAGAAGAATCAAATGCTGGTCCTTCAATGTTTAACTTTGGGGGTAAAGTTACTTCAATGAAGGATTCAGATGCAGCTTCTCCTGTGTTTAACTATGTCTCTAAGAGTGTTGACGAAGTTGAACAGCCACAGTTTGCTTTCGCTTCGTCACCTGCAGTTGGTGAATCTGTTGACGTAAAATCTGGTGCCTTTTCAGTCCCCAAACCTGAAAGCTCAAGCAG TGTATCTGCCGTTGTAGCTGCTGCAACAAATTCTGTACTCAAACCACTTGAATCAGATAAAGCTGATAATAAGAATAATGCTGGAGTCTCTTTTAGGATACCTGAAACTGCTGTGTTCTCTGTATCATCAGCACCATCAACCACAGGCATATTCTCCAATGGCACCCCTTCCAATAATTCAAGCCTAAATAATGGGTCAACCCCTCCATTTTCTCCCTCTGTTCCTTCAGCTTTTTTGACAAGTCCAAATTCATCGGGTAGCATGACCCTCACTGCCAACACAAACAGTGGTAACAACATCGCTAGCGCAACTGCGGTCACCACCGACAGTTGCAATGTTTCTAGCGCAGCTCCAGCACCTTCATTTTCACCTGTGCCTAATTTCAAAGTTGAATCCTCCACAGCTTCAACTGCAGTAACCACCAACAGTAGCAATGTTCCTAGATCAAATCCAGCACCTTCAATGCCAGCTGCgcctattttatttgaatcctgCACTGCTTCAATTGCAGTTACACCAGTCCCAGTAAATTCTTCCTTAGACTCTTTTGAAGGAAAGAACAAGGAAGACAAGGGCTTTGGTAATCTAAGCAGCACCTCTTTTGCTGCCACATCTGCTGCCATTCCAAGCACAGGGAGTGGTATGTTTGGATTGGTTAGTGGTGGTGCTGCTACGACTTCTGCTGCTAACCAGTCCCAGGGTACTCGTTTTGGTGCTGGCAGTGGATCTGTTCCTATTTCCCAGCGGACTGGAATTGCATCATCAGCTGCTTCACCATCATTCGAGTTGTCCGGAAGTACTGGACAGTTTGGCTCAACCTCTGCTCCTAATCTGTTTAGTTCAGGAGCAAGTACTGGACTTGGTTCTTCTGCTTCCTCATTGGAAGCCAACTCCAGTAGCAGTACTGCTCCTGGCATATTTGGTTCCAGTTGGGAATCCCCTAAGTCTCCTGCATTTGCTTCCACAACATCTTTGTCAGCTGGGGTTTCGTATGGAGCATCCTTGGCTACTTCTGCACCTACTCTATTTGGAGGGTCCTCGACTGCTGCTACTCCTAGTAACGCGCCTTTTGTCCTTGGAGGATCCTCAACTGCTGCTGCTACTACAAACAGGGCACCTATATCGTTTGGAGCTTCTGCAGTTTCTTCTACAAATGCCAATGGGGCATCTATGATGTTTGGATCATCCAATGGCGCATCCTCAACTTCGATGTCCCCATTCACTTCATCTGCAGCTAGTACTGCCCCATCACAGCCTGCATTTGGGAACCCAAATCCTGCTTTTCCATTTGGTTCCTCGGGTAATAATGATCAAATGAACTTTGTAGACAGCATGGCTGAAGACACTAATCAGGCATCTACGCCTACAGTCCCAGTATTTGGGGTGTTTGGTCTACATCCAGGTTCAAACCCACAGTCTGGCTCTGTATTTGGATCTACACCTGCAGTCCCATCAGCGAATCCCTTCCAATTTTCAAGCCAACAGAATCCAGCCAACCCACAGAACCCTTCACCATTTCCGGCTTCGGGCAGTTTGGGTGCAAGTCAAGGGGGGAGCTTCTCATTGGGCACTGGTGGTGACAAGTCTAACCGAAGAATGGTGAAGGTTAAACACAACAAGCTGCGGAAGAAGTGA